Proteins found in one Cellulomonas palmilytica genomic segment:
- a CDS encoding error-prone DNA polymerase, translating to MTERSREARYAELHAHSAFSFLDGASQPEELAAEAARLGLEALALTDHDGLYGVVRFAEAARKVGLPTVFGAELHLPAPTARRHGREPAPPPGPPVLDEPTGVPDPRSTHLLVLARGPDGYRALSRAIAEGHLRTGRKGAAEYDLEQLAETARGQWLVLTGCRKGAVRRALAGGDPSGVVPVAPDGLSAAERELDRLVALFGRDNVAVEVTAAGDAYDDERADALAELARRAGLPLVATTAAHHASPRDADLAAALAAVRARSSLDDLDGWLPAGTGAHLRSAREMLARHRRHPQAVAAAADLAAQCAFDLSLVAPTLPPYPVPEGHTEATWLRELVRRGALELYGPPEAERVPGAWAQLEHELRVIEELGFPGYFLVVYDLVKFCRDNGILAQGRGSAANSAVCYVLRVTAVDAVHHGLLFERFLAPERDGPPDIDVDIESARREEVIQHVYAVHGREHAAQVANVISYRPRSAVRDAARALGYDAGQQDAWAKSIERWGSLRERPAAPPPPDGPNVLVRPAGPHAGHAGPWPGSASATAAPVVTDRHERSARRGAMWTSGTPGSSAPRRAPRGAEIPGLATADGHDVVPTTLPPSADDEGEIPEQVIDLAERFLRLPRHLGIHSGGMVMCDRPVIEVCPVEWARMPGRTVLQWDKEDCADAGLVKFDLLGLGMLTALRIAFGYVREHGGPDLDLHALPQDDPLVYDLLSAADTVGVFQVESRAQMGTLPRLQPRTFYDIVIEVALIRPGPIQGNSVHPYIERARGRQPVTYLHPLLEPSLSKTLGVPLFQEQLMQMAIDVADFTPAEADQLRRAMGSKRSTERMLALKERLMTGMAGHGISREVGEQIFDKLKAFADFGFPESHAYSFAFLVYASAWLKVHHPAAFYAGILAAQPMGFYSPQSLAADARRHGVEVLRPDVQHSRGQACVERVAPEPAGGEPRLVPRPSGTGPTPEAGVRTGPATGAAGGVRALAVRLGLVAVRGIGEPLAQRIVDEREAHGPFVDQRDLARRVRLTTPQLEALATAGALDSLGVSRREALWAAGALAQEGPETLPGVSVGVAAPTLPGLSPVETATADVWATGVSVDSYPTQFVRDGLDEAGVLRVVQAFRHESGRRVAVAGVVTHRQRPGTAGGVTFLSLEDETGLLNIVCSAGLWQRFRRVARTSRALVVRGLLERQDGATNLVAEHLAPLSLKVRSSSRDFQ from the coding sequence ATGACTGAGCGGAGCCGCGAGGCGCGGTACGCCGAGCTGCACGCGCACTCCGCGTTCAGCTTCCTCGACGGCGCGAGCCAGCCCGAGGAGCTCGCCGCGGAGGCCGCACGGCTCGGGCTCGAGGCGCTCGCGCTCACCGACCACGACGGGCTGTACGGCGTGGTGCGGTTCGCGGAGGCCGCACGCAAGGTCGGCCTGCCGACCGTGTTCGGCGCCGAGCTGCACCTGCCCGCACCCACCGCGCGGCGCCACGGCCGCGAGCCCGCGCCGCCGCCCGGCCCGCCCGTGCTCGACGAGCCCACGGGCGTGCCCGACCCGCGATCGACCCACCTGCTGGTGCTCGCGCGCGGCCCGGACGGTTACCGCGCGCTGTCGCGCGCGATCGCGGAGGGCCACCTGCGCACGGGGCGCAAGGGCGCCGCGGAGTACGACCTGGAGCAGCTGGCGGAAACGGCGAGGGGTCAGTGGCTCGTCCTGACCGGGTGCCGCAAGGGCGCCGTGCGGCGCGCGCTCGCGGGCGGCGACCCCTCGGGCGTCGTCCCGGTCGCCCCCGACGGGCTGTCCGCGGCGGAGCGCGAGCTCGACCGGCTCGTCGCGCTGTTCGGGCGGGACAACGTCGCGGTCGAGGTCACGGCCGCGGGGGACGCGTACGACGACGAGCGCGCCGACGCGCTGGCCGAGCTCGCGCGCCGGGCGGGGCTCCCGCTCGTCGCCACCACCGCGGCGCACCACGCGAGCCCGCGCGACGCGGACCTCGCGGCGGCGCTCGCCGCGGTGCGGGCGCGCAGCTCGCTCGACGACCTCGACGGCTGGCTGCCCGCGGGCACGGGCGCGCACCTGCGTTCGGCGCGCGAGATGCTCGCGCGGCACCGCCGGCACCCGCAGGCGGTCGCGGCGGCCGCGGACCTCGCGGCGCAGTGCGCGTTCGACCTGTCACTCGTCGCGCCGACGCTGCCGCCGTACCCGGTCCCCGAGGGGCACACCGAGGCCACGTGGCTGCGCGAGCTCGTGCGCCGCGGTGCGCTCGAGCTCTACGGTCCGCCCGAGGCCGAGCGCGTGCCGGGCGCGTGGGCGCAGCTCGAGCACGAGCTGCGCGTCATCGAGGAGCTCGGGTTCCCGGGCTACTTCCTGGTGGTCTACGACCTGGTGAAGTTCTGCCGGGACAACGGGATCCTCGCGCAGGGCCGCGGCTCGGCCGCGAACTCCGCGGTCTGCTACGTGCTGCGCGTGACCGCTGTCGACGCGGTGCACCACGGCCTGCTGTTCGAGCGGTTCCTGGCGCCCGAGCGCGACGGCCCGCCGGACATCGACGTGGACATCGAGTCCGCGCGTCGCGAGGAGGTCATCCAGCACGTCTACGCGGTGCACGGGCGCGAGCACGCCGCGCAGGTCGCGAACGTCATCTCCTACCGCCCGCGCTCGGCGGTGCGGGACGCGGCGCGCGCGCTCGGGTACGACGCGGGCCAGCAGGACGCGTGGGCGAAGTCGATCGAACGGTGGGGGAGCCTGCGCGAGCGGCCCGCGGCCCCGCCGCCACCGGACGGCCCGAACGTGCTGGTCCGCCCCGCAGGACCGCACGCCGGCCACGCCGGCCCCTGGCCGGGGTCCGCGTCTGCGACGGCGGCGCCCGTGGTCACGGACCGCCACGAGCGCTCCGCGCGGCGTGGTGCCATGTGGACCTCGGGCACCCCCGGCTCGTCGGCGCCGCGACGTGCGCCCCGGGGTGCGGAGATCCCGGGGCTGGCGACCGCGGACGGGCACGACGTGGTCCCGACGACGCTGCCGCCCTCGGCCGACGACGAGGGGGAGATCCCCGAGCAGGTGATCGACCTCGCGGAGCGGTTCCTACGCCTACCGCGCCACCTGGGGATCCACTCGGGCGGCATGGTCATGTGCGACCGCCCCGTGATCGAGGTGTGCCCCGTGGAGTGGGCGCGCATGCCCGGGCGCACGGTGCTGCAGTGGGACAAGGAGGACTGCGCCGACGCGGGGCTCGTGAAGTTCGACCTGCTGGGCCTCGGGATGCTCACGGCACTGCGTATCGCGTTCGGCTACGTGCGCGAGCACGGCGGACCGGACCTCGACCTGCACGCACTGCCGCAGGACGACCCGCTGGTGTACGACCTGCTGAGCGCGGCGGACACCGTCGGGGTGTTCCAGGTGGAGTCGCGCGCGCAGATGGGCACCTTGCCGCGGCTGCAGCCCCGCACGTTCTACGACATCGTCATCGAGGTCGCGCTGATCCGCCCGGGTCCCATCCAGGGCAACTCCGTGCACCCGTACATCGAGCGGGCGCGCGGTCGGCAGCCCGTGACGTACCTGCACCCGCTGCTCGAGCCGTCGCTGAGCAAGACGCTCGGCGTGCCGCTGTTCCAGGAGCAGCTCATGCAGATGGCGATCGACGTCGCGGACTTCACGCCCGCGGAGGCCGACCAGCTGCGCCGCGCGATGGGTTCGAAGCGCTCGACGGAACGCATGCTCGCGCTCAAGGAGCGGCTCATGACGGGCATGGCGGGTCATGGGATCTCGCGCGAGGTCGGCGAGCAGATCTTCGACAAGCTCAAGGCGTTCGCCGACTTCGGGTTCCCCGAGTCGCACGCGTACTCGTTCGCGTTCCTCGTGTACGCGAGCGCGTGGCTCAAGGTGCACCACCCCGCCGCGTTCTACGCGGGGATCCTCGCGGCGCAGCCCATGGGCTTCTACTCGCCGCAGAGCCTCGCCGCGGACGCCCGCCGGCACGGGGTCGAGGTGCTGCGCCCGGACGTGCAGCACTCCCGCGGGCAGGCGTGCGTCGAGCGCGTCGCGCCGGAGCCCGCCGGGGGTGAGCCACGGCTCGTGCCCCGCCCGAGCGGCACGGGGCCGACCCCCGAGGCGGGCGTGCGCACCGGTCCTGCCACGGGTGCTGCGGGAGGGGTGCGCGCGCTCGCGGTCCGGCTCGGGCTGGTCGCGGTCCGGGGGATCGGGGAGCCGCTCGCGCAGCGCATCGTCGACGAGCGCGAGGCCCACGGCCCGTTCGTCGACCAGCGGGACCTGGCGCGTCGCGTGCGGCTCACGACCCCGCAGCTCGAGGCGCTCGCGACCGCGGGTGCGCTCGACTCGCTGGGCGTGAGCAGGCGCGAGGCGTTGTGGGCCGCGGGCGCGCTCGCGCAGGAGGGTCCCGAGACGCTCCCGGGCGTGAGCGTGGGCGTGGCCGCGCCGACCCTGCCGGGTCTGAGCCCGGTGGAGACCGCGACCGCTGACGTGTGGGCGACGGGTGTGTCCGTGGACTCCTACCCGACGCAGTTCGTGCGTGACGGGCTCGACGAGGCGGGGGTGCTGCGGGTCGTGCAGGCGTTCCGGCACGAGTCCGGGCGTCGCGTCGCGGTCGCGGGCGTGGTGACGCACCGCCAGCGCCCGGGCACGGCCGGCGGTGTGACGTTCCTGTCCCTGGAGGACGAGACGGGGCTGCTCAACATCGTCTGCTCGGCGGGCCTGTGGCAGCGGTTCCGACGCGTGGCGCGCACGAGCCGCGCGCTCGTCGTCCGGGGTCTGCTGGAACGCCAGGACGGCGCGACGAACCTCGTCGCGGAGCACCTGGCGCCGCTGTCGCTCAAGGTCCGCTCGTCGTCGCGCGACTTCCAGTGA
- a CDS encoding cysteine hydrolase family protein: MTTFDNRPGTALLVIDVQNAVVAQAYERDAVLGRIASLVTRARQEDVPVVWVQHQAPAEGLVPGEDGWQIVPEVGFSPDEARVDKQYGDSFEDTPLESLLAERGVGHLVVAGAQSDACIRSTIHGAFTRGYDVTLVADAHTTEDLTEWGAPEPDQVVSHTNLYWSFQSAPGRTAAVVPSDVVAFAAP, from the coding sequence ATGACCACATTCGACAACCGCCCCGGTACCGCACTGCTCGTCATCGACGTGCAGAACGCCGTGGTCGCGCAGGCGTACGAACGTGACGCCGTGCTCGGCCGGATCGCGTCGCTCGTCACCCGAGCGCGCCAGGAGGACGTCCCCGTGGTGTGGGTCCAGCACCAGGCGCCCGCCGAAGGGCTCGTCCCCGGCGAGGACGGCTGGCAGATCGTGCCGGAGGTCGGCTTCTCCCCCGACGAGGCGCGCGTCGACAAGCAGTACGGCGACTCGTTCGAGGACACGCCGCTCGAGTCGCTGCTCGCGGAACGCGGGGTCGGGCACCTCGTCGTCGCCGGTGCGCAGAGCGACGCATGCATCCGCTCGACGATCCACGGGGCGTTCACGCGCGGGTACGACGTGACGCTGGTGGCCGACGCGCACACCACCGAGGACCTCACGGAGTGGGGCGCGCCCGAGCCCGATCAGGTCGTCTCGCACACGAACCTGTACTGGTCGTTCCAGAGCGCACCCGGCCGCACGGCCGCGGTCGTGCCGTCCGACGTGGTGGCGTTCGCCGCCCCGTGA